Proteins from a genomic interval of Gossypium hirsutum isolate 1008001.06 chromosome A09, Gossypium_hirsutum_v2.1, whole genome shotgun sequence:
- the LOC107889104 gene encoding hexokinase-1: MGKLTVCVAVVCGVAVAAAAAVVIHRKMKKSGKWVKAMEIVKEFEESCRTPISKLKQVADAMTVEMHAGLASEGGSKLKMLITYVDSLPTGNEKGLFYALDLGGTNFRVLRVLLGGKDGGILKQQFKEVSIPPNKMTGSSAELFDYIAAELAKFVAQEEDDFKPTSGRPRELGFTFSFPVMQTSIASGTLLRWTKGFSIDETVGQDVVAELTKALERQGLEMRVSALVNDTVGTLAGGKYANNDVVVSVILGTGSNAAYVERAQAIPKWHGLLPKSGEMVINMEWGNFRSSHLPLTEYDQALDAESLNPGEQIYEKVISGMYLGEIFRRVLCRMAEEAFFGDVVPPKLKEPFILGTPVMSAMHHDTSPDLKVVANNLKDILEISNTSLKMRKVIVQLCDIVATRGARLSAAGLLGILKKMGRDTIKEGEKQKTVIAMDGGLYEHYEEYRNSLENCLKELLGEEVCKTIKIEHSNDGSGIGAALLSASHSQYLEDES; this comes from the exons ATGGGGAAGTTGACAGTTTGTGTGGCGGTGGTATGTGGGGTGGCGGTGGCAGCGGCAGCAGCGGTGGTGATTCATCGGAAAATGAAGAAGTCAGGGAAGTGGGTCAAAGCAATGGAGATAGTGAAAGAGTTTGAAGAAAGCTGTAGGACTCCGATTTCTAAGCTGAAACAAGTGGCTGATGCCATGACTGTTGAGATGCATGCTGGCCTTGCCTCTGAAGGTGGCAGTAAACTCAAGATGCTCATCACCTATGTCGACAGTTTGCCTACTGG GAATGAGAAGGGATTATTTTATGCGTTAGACCTTGGTGGCACTAACTTCCGTGTATTACGAGTGCTACTGGGGGGGAAAGATGGTGGTATCCTCAAACAACAATTCAAGGAGGTCTCAATTCCTCCGAATAAGATGACAGGGAGTTCAGCT GAACTATTCGACTATATTGCTGCAGAACTCGCTAAATTTGTAGCTCAAGAAGAAGATGATTTTAAACCAACTTCTGGTAGGCCGAGGGAGCTTGGTTTTACCTTCTCATTCCCCGTGATGCAAACATCTATTGCTTCGGGAACCCTACTTAGGTGGACGAAAGGCTTCTCCATAGATGAAACA GTTGGCCAAGATGTGGTAGCAGAATTGACTAAAGCCTTGGAAAGACAAGGCCTTGAAATGCGGGTCTCGGCTTTG GTCAATGACACAGTCGGAACGCTAGCTGGAGGCAAGTATGCCAACAATGATGTTGTTGTTTCTGTGATACTTGGTACCGGATCAAATGCGGCATACGTGGAACGTGCACAAGCAATTCCGAAATGGCATGGTCTACTTCCCAAGTCAGGAGAGATG GTTATCAATATGGAGTGGGGTAACTTTAGGTCATCACATCTTCCATTAACGGAGTATGACCAAGCACTCGATGCAGAGAGTTTAAACCCTGGTGAACAA ATTTATGAGAAGGTAATATCTGGTATGTATTTGGGAGAAATTTTTCGCAGAGTTCTGTGTAGGATGGCTGAGGAAGCATTTTTCGGTGACGTCGTTCCACCAAAACTCAAAGAGCCATTCATATTGGG GACGCCTGTTATGTCTGCAATGCATCATGACACTTCCCCTGATCTCAAAGTGGTAGCGAATAACTTGAAAGACATTCTCGAG ATATCAAATACCTCTCTGAAGATGAGAAAAGTAATTGTTCAGCTTTGTGACATTGTCGCAACACGCGGTGCTCGTCTTTCGGCTGCCGGGCTACTCGGCATTCTGAAGAAAATGGGAAGAGACACGATCAAGGAAGGGGAGAAACAAAAGACGGTAATAGCTATGGATGGTGGACTATACGAACATTACGAGGAATACCGTAACAGCTTAGAGAACTGCCTAAAGGAATTGCTTGGAGAAGAAGTATGCAAAACCATCAAAATCGAGCATTCGAATGATGGTTCTGGAATCGGAGCTGCACTTCTTTCTGCTTCGCATTCACAGTATCTCGAAGACGAGTCCTGA
- the LOC107889105 gene encoding protein PAF1 homolog — MASYRPFPPPQSFPPPPQNQNPLPPQQQQQQQYGQNYNHMNPNSNYGYPPRPPQQPPPPPPPQQQYSYPPPPPPPDSSYPPPPPPPLPSMPQNTINSQPPMYYPPSQYSSQYGSQAMQPPPPPPPPASPGSSIPPPPPPPSSPPPPPPPKENVGKTGLNERNKGGNRDYSGSGRREHGHSNHGVGGREQKPMVPPVKKPNGPPGRVETEEERRLRKKREFEKHRQEEKQRQQIKESQKTQMMTSGKAHGSIVGSRMGDKRATLFLSGERIENRLKKPTTFLCKLKFRNELPDPSAQPKLMSLKKDKDRFTKYTITSLEKMYKPKLFVEPDLGIPLDLLDLSVYNPPSIRLPLAPEDEELLRDDAAITPVKRDGIRRKERPTDKGVSWLVKTQYISPLSMESTKQSLTEKQAKELRELKGGRNLLVNLNNRERQIKEIEASFEASKLRPVHATNKNLEPVDVMPLLPDFDRYDDQFVMVAFDNAPTADSEIFSKLHGSVRDEHESRAIMKSYQAPSSDPVNPEKFLAYMVPSLGELSKDMYDEHEDITYSWVREYHWDVRGDNANDPTTYLVSFDEGEARYVPLPTKLNLRKKRAREGRSGDEIEHFPVPARITVRRRPTVAAIELHEPEVYSNSRGGISSSKMARLDAEDGLGRPHKLSRHQDIDQYSGAEDDLSD; from the exons ATGGCTTCGTATAGGCCATTTCCTCCTCCACAATCATTCCCTCCACCACCGCAGAATCAAAACCCTCTTCCACCCCAACAACAACAGCAACAGCAGTATGGTCAAAATTACAATCACATGAATCCAAATTCGAATTACGGTTACCCTCCTAGACCACCCCAACAACCACCACCACCTCCGCCTCCACAACAGCAATATTCTTATCCTCCTCCACCTCCGCCTCCAGATTCTTCCtatccacctcccccacctcctccttTGCCTTCAATGCCACAAAATACGATCAATTCACAGCCACCAATGTACTATCCGCCTTCACAGTATTCATCACAGTATGGTAGTCAAGCAATGCAGCCACCTCCCCCACCGCCTCCTCCGGCTTCTCCGGGTTCTTCAATCCCTCCACCACCACCTCCTCCGAGTTCTCCTCCTCCACCTCCTCCTCCAAAGGAGAATGTTGGGAAAACGGGGTTGAATGAGCGCAATAAAGGAGGGAATAGGGACTATTCAGGTTCTGGAAGGCGTGAACATGGGCATTCCAATCATGGGGTTGGAGGTAGAGAGCAGAAGCCGATGGTGCCTCCTGTGAAGAAGCCAAATGGACCTCCAGGAAGGGTGGAGACCGAGGAAGAGAGAAGGTTGAGGAAGAAGAGGGAGTTTGAGAAGCACAGGCAAGAGGAGAAGCAAAGGCAGCAAATTAAGGAGTCCCAGAAGACCCAGATGATGACTTCTGGGAAAGCGCATGGTTCAATTGTAGGGTCACGGATGGGAGATAAGAGAGCTACACTATTTCTGAGTGGCGAGAGGATTGAGAACAGGCTAAAGAAGCCGACTACTTTCTTGTGCAAGTTGAA ATTCCGGAATGAACTTCCAGATCCTAGTGCACAGCCCAAACTCATGTCTTTGAAGAAAGATAAAGATCG ATTTACAAAATATACCATCACTTCTCTGGAGAAAATGTACAAGCCTAAGCTTTTTGTTGAGCCAGATCTTGGGATACCACTGGACCTGCTTGACCTCAGTGTATACAA TCCTCCTAGTATTAGACTGCCTCTCGCCCCAGAGGATGAAGAGCTCTTGCGTGATGATGCTGCTATAACCCCTGTAAAAAGAGATGGTATAAGACGAAAAGAAAGACCCACTGACAAAGGTGTTTCTTGGCTGGTTAAAACACAGTACATATCTCCACTTAGTATGGAATCAACAAAGCAG TCTTTGACTGAAAAGCAAGCAAAAGAACTGCGAGAACTTAAGGGAGGCCGCAATCTTTTGGTGAACCTTAACAACAG GGAAAGGCAAATCAAAGAAATTGAGGCATCATTTGAGGCATCCAAATTACGTCCTGTCCATGCAACCAATAAAAACTTGGAGCCTGTTGACGTTATGCCCCTCTTACCTGATTTTGATCG GTACGATGACCAGTTCGTTATGGTGGCATTTGATAATGCTCCTACAGCTGACTCAGAAATCTTCAGCAAGCTGCATGGCTCTGTACGTGATGAACATGAATCGAGG GCCATTATGAAAAGTTATCAGGCACCGAGCTCAGATCCTGTTAATCCTGAGAAATTTTTAGCATACATGGTGCCGTCTCTTGGTGAG CTATCGAAGGATATGTATGACGAACACGAAGACATCACATATTCTTGGGTTCGAGAATACCATTGGGAT GTACGTGGCGACAATGCAAATGACCCAACAACATACCTTGTTTCGTTCGATGAAGGAGAAGCTCGCTATGTG CCTCTTCCCACGAAGCTTAATTTAAGAAAGAAGAGGGCCAGAGAGGGAAGATCAGGTGATGAGATTGAACATTTTCCTGTACCTGCTAGAATTACTGTGAGGAGAAGACCAACAGTTGCAGCAATAGAACTCCACGAGCCAGAG GTTTATTCCAACTCAAGGGGTGGTATTTCAAGCTCAAAGATGGCAAGGCTAGATGCAGAAGATGGCCTTGGAAGACCGCACAAGCTTTCACGACACCAAGATATTGACCAATATAGTGGAGCTGAAGATGATTTGTCTGATTGA